The following are from one region of the Actinoplanes sp. L3-i22 genome:
- a CDS encoding glycosyltransferase, which translates to MRIIFVAAPLQGHLMPLVPLAAACRDAGHDVILAGGGFPPDLLGLRTADIGSGFSLPRSAIRVALRRPGLARAEMRGTAGLGMVGELFGRANLALVGPLLALAERERPDLIIHEPLAEAGAIVAGRLSVPSVLQENTLWPATEIFRAVATSSALRRTAVQPPNLTITVRPRSLRDDATVDGVIMRPVPFSGGGSVPDWLLSPGDRPRVLVSRSTLDGPNDGDPGPAVVAAAARVDAEFVLFRPASTGNLPPNVRVVDRVPLDRALPHAAAFVHHSGAGSVLGGLAAGIPQLTTPGAGDRRHNAALLARRGAGLAVEAAAITPDDLNRLLTDDALRTAAGEVAAEIAAMPAPAAVVPVLEGLV; encoded by the coding sequence ATGCGGATCATCTTCGTCGCCGCGCCGCTGCAGGGCCATCTGATGCCCCTCGTCCCGCTCGCCGCGGCGTGCCGCGACGCCGGGCACGACGTGATCCTGGCCGGCGGCGGTTTCCCGCCCGACCTGCTCGGCCTGCGCACCGCGGACATCGGATCCGGTTTCAGCCTGCCACGGAGCGCGATCCGGGTGGCTCTGCGGCGTCCGGGCCTGGCGCGCGCCGAGATGCGGGGCACCGCCGGCCTCGGCATGGTCGGCGAGCTGTTCGGCCGCGCCAATCTGGCCCTGGTCGGTCCGCTGCTGGCGCTGGCCGAGCGGGAACGACCGGATCTGATCATCCACGAGCCACTGGCCGAGGCCGGCGCGATCGTCGCCGGGCGCCTGTCGGTGCCGTCGGTGCTGCAGGAGAACACGCTGTGGCCGGCGACCGAGATCTTCCGGGCGGTCGCCACCAGCTCGGCCCTGCGAAGGACGGCAGTTCAACCCCCGAACCTGACAATTACCGTACGGCCGCGGAGCCTGCGCGACGATGCCACCGTGGACGGGGTGATCATGCGGCCGGTCCCGTTCTCCGGTGGCGGATCCGTCCCGGACTGGCTGCTCAGCCCCGGTGACCGCCCCCGCGTCCTGGTCAGCCGCAGCACCCTGGACGGCCCGAACGACGGCGACCCCGGGCCGGCCGTCGTCGCCGCGGCCGCGCGGGTGGACGCCGAGTTCGTCCTGTTCCGCCCGGCCTCGACCGGCAACCTGCCGCCGAACGTACGGGTGGTCGACCGGGTCCCCCTCGACCGGGCCCTTCCGCACGCCGCCGCGTTCGTCCACCATTCCGGCGCGGGCAGTGTGCTGGGCGGCCTGGCCGCGGGCATTCCGCAGCTGACCACGCCGGGAGCCGGCGACCGCCGCCACAACGCGGCGCTGCTCGCCCGGCGGGGCGCCGGCCTGGCCGTCGAGGCCGCGGCCATCACCCCGGACGACCTGAACCGCCTGCTGACCGACGACGCGCTGCGCACCGCGGCCGGGGAGGTCGCGGCGGAGATCGCGGCCATGCCGGCGCCGGCGGCCGTGGTCCCGGTACTCGAAGGCCTCGTCTGA
- a CDS encoding DUF1203 domain-containing protein, whose amino-acid sequence MDFRVHAMPTEVLERVRKESAGPPRPDVVRLTAEGGEQIRCCLRNARAGEELLLFNYEPPIPPSPYQEAGAVFAHAEPCAGAEDDGYPADWRGGPRVLRAYDERGWIHPNSRAHDGTDPEGALAEVFADPAVVQVHVRNIAYGCFMFVATRK is encoded by the coding sequence ATGGATTTCCGAGTACATGCCATGCCCACCGAAGTGCTCGAGCGCGTGCGGAAGGAGAGCGCCGGCCCGCCGCGACCGGACGTGGTGCGGCTGACCGCCGAGGGCGGCGAGCAGATCCGCTGCTGCCTGCGGAACGCCCGCGCCGGCGAGGAACTGCTGCTCTTCAACTACGAGCCGCCGATCCCACCCAGTCCGTACCAGGAGGCCGGTGCCGTCTTCGCGCACGCCGAGCCGTGTGCCGGCGCCGAGGACGACGGCTATCCCGCGGACTGGCGGGGCGGTCCGCGGGTGCTGCGCGCCTATGACGAGCGCGGCTGGATCCACCCGAACAGCCGGGCCCACGACGGCACCGACCCGGAGGGCGCGCTCGCCGAGGTCTTCGCCGACCCGGCGGTCGTCCAGGTGCACGTCCGCAACATCGCCTACGGCTGCTTCATGTTCGTCGCCACCCGCAAATAA
- a CDS encoding helix-turn-helix transcriptional regulator, with product MPRILMGAGEIAKRLGLSRQRVQQLAERDDWPTPFDELAMGRVWLITDIEDWIRRQRADLNPDPPPD from the coding sequence GTGCCACGAATTCTCATGGGAGCAGGCGAGATCGCCAAACGGCTCGGGCTCAGCCGTCAGCGCGTGCAGCAACTCGCCGAGCGCGACGACTGGCCCACGCCGTTCGACGAGCTGGCCATGGGCCGGGTCTGGTTGATCACCGACATCGAGGACTGGATCCGCCGCCAGCGGGCCGATCTGAATCCCGACCCACCACCCGACTGA
- a CDS encoding DUF2203 domain-containing protein: MGLFTREEARAELDRLRPVLEEIVVVRADMMELSAALVPGGAPTPLGGLPERKAAEARLNELMTVVQESGAELKGVAPLLVDFPADLDGVPVLLCWLEGESELGWYHRADLGIAGRRRL; the protein is encoded by the coding sequence ATGGGGCTGTTCACGCGGGAAGAGGCACGGGCCGAGCTCGATCGGCTGCGACCCGTCCTGGAGGAGATCGTCGTCGTCCGGGCGGACATGATGGAGCTGTCCGCCGCGCTGGTCCCGGGCGGAGCGCCCACCCCGCTCGGCGGCCTGCCGGAGCGGAAGGCCGCGGAGGCCCGGCTCAACGAGCTGATGACGGTCGTCCAGGAGTCGGGCGCGGAGCTGAAGGGCGTCGCCCCGCTCCTGGTCGACTTCCCCGCGGATCTCGACGGCGTGCCGGTGCTGCTCTGCTGGCTGGAGGGCGAGTCCGAGCTCGGCTGGTATCACCGGGCCGACCTGGGCATCGCCGGCCGCCGCCGGCTGTAG
- a CDS encoding diguanylate cyclase domain-containing protein, translating to MNADRHDDPSGNLGPANAAAASASWSAGAPAPRPDDAPAARWRRGALAAYYLTFLVADVIMLNGSPRIILTLLTGTTVLLLAIAAMRGTRSGRGWERLAYLPVLDSVAQVAVTGQLHYTTALMLTLVGVGGAVPARRTAMLAGLAGIAGWIGAVLAQPGLRTGELGYYSVQLGMAALLGAILHEAMRRRQRDLKDARDQVTMVLGRFQSLFQASPAGVGITDEHGVFVAVNPSFTELVGRPAEELIGTSSQAYVDLTAELDPAGQQMRYVRPDGSVRWVWLTVGRTDTQHWMLVHLHDVTDRHLAERAVRESDRLLAAVSVAARRIRTGEDARDTIIQAVRELAEADSVSLLESGDDALVVTGWVGAEVMGTRVAKNGTSMIANVYRDGQPVFLADPSEDPRVSAALLKLVGARSMMWQPVIAGGKVVALLAVGWKQRVSSVSDLRARAVALLADETALALEHERLLSRLEQMAYTDTLTGLSNRRAWQSRFAELLLGSRVEGRPLTVAIADLDRFKRYNDTHGHLAGDDLLTATASAFRGQLREGDLIARWGGEEFVVALPDCVDAEAAEILDRLRASTPGAETCSIGYAVWNGSESAERLLERADTALYEAKAAGRDTIRSAAAVAVAS from the coding sequence TTGAACGCTGACCGGCACGATGACCCGAGCGGAAACCTCGGCCCCGCGAACGCGGCGGCCGCCTCCGCTTCGTGGTCGGCGGGCGCCCCGGCGCCGCGGCCGGACGACGCACCGGCCGCGCGATGGCGCCGGGGCGCGCTCGCGGCCTACTACCTGACGTTCCTCGTCGCGGACGTGATCATGCTGAACGGGTCGCCGCGGATCATCCTGACCCTGCTCACCGGCACGACCGTGCTGCTGCTGGCGATCGCCGCGATGCGGGGCACGCGCAGCGGCCGGGGCTGGGAACGACTGGCCTACCTGCCGGTTCTCGACAGCGTCGCGCAGGTCGCGGTCACCGGGCAGCTGCACTACACCACCGCGCTGATGCTGACCCTGGTCGGCGTGGGCGGCGCGGTGCCGGCCCGGCGCACCGCGATGCTCGCCGGCCTGGCCGGGATCGCCGGCTGGATCGGCGCGGTGCTCGCCCAGCCCGGCCTGCGGACCGGCGAGCTCGGCTACTACTCGGTGCAGCTCGGCATGGCCGCACTGCTCGGCGCGATCCTGCACGAGGCGATGCGGCGCCGGCAACGGGACCTGAAAGACGCCCGGGACCAGGTCACCATGGTGCTCGGCCGGTTCCAGAGCCTGTTCCAGGCCTCGCCGGCCGGCGTCGGGATCACCGACGAGCACGGCGTGTTCGTCGCGGTCAACCCGTCCTTCACCGAGCTGGTCGGCCGACCGGCCGAGGAGCTGATCGGCACCAGCAGCCAGGCCTACGTCGACCTGACCGCCGAGCTCGACCCGGCCGGGCAGCAGATGCGCTACGTGCGGCCGGACGGCTCGGTGCGCTGGGTGTGGCTGACCGTCGGGCGCACCGACACCCAGCACTGGATGCTGGTCCACCTGCACGACGTCACCGACCGGCACCTCGCCGAACGCGCCGTCCGCGAGTCGGACCGGCTCCTCGCCGCGGTCTCGGTCGCCGCCCGGCGGATCCGCACCGGCGAGGACGCCCGCGACACGATCATCCAGGCCGTCCGGGAACTGGCCGAGGCCGACTCGGTCAGCCTGCTCGAATCCGGCGACGACGCCCTGGTCGTCACCGGCTGGGTCGGCGCCGAGGTGATGGGCACCCGGGTCGCGAAGAACGGCACCTCGATGATCGCCAACGTCTACCGGGACGGCCAGCCGGTCTTCCTCGCCGACCCGAGCGAGGACCCGCGCGTCTCCGCGGCCCTGCTCAAACTCGTCGGCGCCCGCTCGATGATGTGGCAGCCGGTGATCGCCGGCGGCAAGGTCGTCGCGCTGCTCGCGGTCGGCTGGAAGCAGCGGGTCAGCTCGGTCAGCGACCTGCGCGCCCGCGCGGTGGCGCTGCTCGCCGACGAGACCGCGCTCGCCCTGGAACACGAGCGGCTGCTGTCCCGGCTGGAGCAGATGGCCTACACCGACACGCTGACCGGGCTGTCCAACCGGCGCGCCTGGCAGTCCCGCTTCGCGGAGCTGCTGCTCGGCTCGCGGGTCGAGGGGCGGCCGCTGACCGTGGCGATTGCCGACCTGGACCGGTTCAAGCGGTACAACGACACCCACGGGCACCTGGCCGGCGACGATCTGCTTACCGCGACGGCGAGCGCGTTCCGCGGGCAGCTCCGCGAGGGCGACCTGATCGCCCGGTGGGGTGGTGAGGAGTTCGTGGTCGCGCTGCCGGACTGCGTGGACGCGGAGGCCGCCGAGATCCTGGACCGGCTGCGGGCCTCGACGCCCGGGGCGGAGACGTGCAGCATCGGGTACGCGGTGTGGAACGGGTCGGAGTCGGCGGAGCGTTTGCTGGAGCGGGCGGACACCGCGCTTTACGAGGCGAAGGCGGCCGGGCGGGACACGATCCGCAGCGCCGCCGCCGTCGCGGTCGCCTCCTGA
- a CDS encoding DUF5682 family protein, translating into MTFDSLREQLLSAAEELGGGPAALPEILAGIVDDVGHALAEPLEIFPVCHHSPASALAMLRRLRDKQPKVVYLELCEDLGPLLTELRNCRLPVALQAFASQLDGFPKESAPLSVIAPITEASAEYQAISYALDTPGVELVLVDRSTDHVFQWQPDLEAHDGTGEPEEDLHGDAVGVEIGDLRPRFAELEEHLLHHGRVRHWSEWWDQYVEQPLAGADHETYRQVMTMVGSLFRRLAPHDTKRYASDEDRERYMWTRIREHLAATGTDPADCLYICGAFHAASRVPEAGSAPGTPDFTITPRTGTTWLYGLIPSSHSAIEAQFGLAPGSVSIAASTWQKQLTKRRLTPFRLDGQKGGKKKATKALPLPVATGEPVTDHLTGYLAGPPALDGLDEEELRGWCVDIVRLARRNGYLASTADAIAVFETSILLAGMRGRARPTPYDFQDAAVTCIEKDSVPGRRDVRRLCEILLGGDRIGQVGYDALPPLARDVYDRLEPLGLNLEQRSIQRALLDLAAHPELAPCSQLLWMLRYLLPDQAVRPIMGSRKLGEKHIQESWDLDLGRHQRTVIELGYEGVTVEQVLEQRLRRDAWDPKATAATALKAVESSLLFLESPRLTDELGARAVELLAAERTVDGAPDVLRRIRRLLGHYRATTPVLPSWCERFVTGGYAHYCTLLPTAFVEEETGVRQVGAMLGFLFSMESLALSLGCDRTQLELAVRQSHPETPAKLALLWAARNQLGDLSLAELRALVDDLLGNPLVVPAFPQYVSGFVQALEPVPRLAPFVVETLSKAFGRLPDPVLLPWLPTLITTLKQQAAELVPVLTREAGRTFPGTLAGIDGWTPPWLARRAPVAATVARGPAAGPVGAFLAAHPASADAVAGLLGCPGEWVAATAVPESGFSGPLPLLMGFPETAAAVASLVGTGTAP; encoded by the coding sequence ATGACCTTCGACTCGCTACGTGAGCAGCTGCTCAGCGCCGCCGAGGAGCTCGGCGGCGGGCCGGCGGCGCTGCCCGAGATCCTCGCCGGGATCGTCGACGACGTCGGCCACGCCCTGGCCGAGCCGCTGGAGATCTTCCCGGTCTGCCACCACTCGCCGGCCTCCGCGCTCGCCATGCTGCGGCGGCTGCGCGACAAGCAGCCCAAGGTCGTCTACCTGGAGCTCTGCGAGGACCTGGGGCCGCTGCTGACCGAGCTGCGCAACTGCCGGCTGCCGGTGGCGCTGCAGGCGTTCGCCTCCCAGCTGGACGGGTTCCCGAAGGAGTCGGCGCCGCTCTCGGTGATCGCGCCGATCACCGAGGCGTCCGCGGAGTACCAGGCGATCTCGTACGCGCTGGACACCCCCGGCGTCGAGCTGGTCCTGGTCGACCGGTCCACCGACCACGTCTTCCAGTGGCAGCCCGACCTCGAGGCGCACGACGGGACCGGCGAGCCGGAGGAGGACCTGCACGGCGACGCGGTCGGCGTGGAGATCGGCGACCTGCGGCCGCGCTTCGCCGAGCTGGAGGAGCACCTGCTGCACCACGGGCGGGTCCGGCACTGGTCCGAGTGGTGGGACCAGTATGTCGAGCAGCCCCTGGCCGGGGCCGACCACGAGACGTACCGGCAGGTCATGACCATGGTCGGCAGCCTGTTCCGGCGGCTCGCCCCGCACGACACCAAGCGGTACGCGAGCGACGAGGACCGGGAACGCTACATGTGGACCCGGATCCGCGAGCACCTCGCCGCGACCGGCACCGACCCGGCCGACTGCCTCTACATCTGCGGCGCCTTCCACGCCGCGAGCCGGGTCCCCGAGGCCGGCTCCGCCCCGGGCACCCCGGACTTCACGATCACCCCGCGGACCGGCACCACCTGGCTGTACGGACTGATCCCGTCCAGCCACTCGGCGATCGAGGCCCAGTTCGGCCTCGCGCCGGGCTCGGTGTCGATCGCCGCGAGCACCTGGCAGAAGCAGCTGACGAAACGCCGGCTCACCCCGTTCCGGCTGGACGGGCAGAAGGGCGGCAAGAAGAAGGCCACGAAGGCGCTGCCGCTGCCGGTGGCCACCGGTGAGCCGGTCACCGACCACCTCACCGGATACCTCGCCGGGCCGCCCGCGCTCGACGGGCTCGACGAGGAGGAGCTGCGCGGCTGGTGCGTCGACATCGTCCGGCTGGCCCGCCGCAACGGATACCTCGCGAGCACCGCCGACGCGATCGCGGTCTTCGAGACGTCGATCCTGCTCGCCGGGATGCGGGGGCGGGCGCGGCCGACGCCGTACGACTTCCAGGACGCCGCCGTCACCTGCATCGAGAAGGACAGCGTCCCCGGCCGGCGCGACGTGCGGCGGCTCTGCGAGATCCTGCTCGGCGGCGACCGGATCGGCCAGGTCGGCTACGACGCGCTGCCGCCCCTGGCCCGCGACGTCTACGACCGGCTCGAACCGCTCGGGCTGAACCTGGAGCAGCGCAGCATCCAGCGCGCGCTGCTCGACCTGGCCGCCCACCCGGAGCTGGCGCCCTGCTCCCAGCTGCTCTGGATGCTGCGTTACCTGCTGCCCGACCAGGCGGTCCGGCCGATCATGGGCAGTCGCAAGCTCGGCGAGAAGCACATCCAGGAGAGCTGGGACCTCGACCTCGGCCGCCATCAGCGGACCGTCATCGAGCTCGGCTACGAGGGCGTCACCGTCGAGCAGGTCCTGGAGCAGCGGCTGCGCCGGGACGCCTGGGACCCGAAGGCGACCGCGGCCACCGCGCTCAAGGCGGTGGAGAGCTCGCTGCTGTTCCTGGAGAGCCCGCGCCTCACCGACGAGCTCGGCGCCCGCGCGGTCGAGCTGCTCGCCGCCGAGCGCACCGTCGACGGCGCGCCGGACGTGCTGCGGCGCATCCGGCGGCTGCTCGGGCACTACCGGGCCACCACGCCGGTGCTGCCGTCCTGGTGCGAACGGTTCGTGACCGGGGGCTACGCGCACTACTGCACCCTGCTGCCGACCGCCTTCGTGGAGGAGGAGACCGGCGTCCGGCAGGTCGGGGCGATGCTCGGCTTCCTGTTCAGCATGGAGAGCCTGGCCCTGTCCCTGGGCTGCGACCGGACCCAGCTCGAGCTGGCCGTCCGGCAGTCACACCCGGAGACCCCGGCCAAGCTCGCCCTGCTCTGGGCGGCCCGCAACCAGCTCGGCGACCTGTCTTTGGCCGAGCTGCGGGCGCTCGTCGACGACCTGCTCGGCAACCCGCTGGTGGTGCCGGCGTTCCCGCAGTACGTGAGCGGGTTCGTGCAGGCGCTCGAACCGGTCCCGCGGCTGGCCCCGTTCGTCGTGGAGACGCTCTCCAAGGCGTTCGGGCGGCTGCCCGACCCGGTGCTGCTGCCCTGGCTGCCGACGCTGATCACCACGCTGAAACAGCAGGCGGCGGAGCTGGTGCCGGTGCTGACCCGGGAGGCCGGGCGGACCTTCCCGGGGACGCTCGCCGGGATCGACGGGTGGACGCCGCCGTGGCTCGCCCGCCGCGCCCCGGTGGCGGCGACCGTCGCTCGGGGGCCGGCGGCGGGGCCGGTCGGGGCGTTCCTGGCGGCGCATCCGGCGAGCGCCGATGCGGTGGCCGGGCTGCTGGGTTGTCCGGGGGAGTGGGTGGCGGCCACCGCCGTACCGGAAAGCGGGTTTTCTGGGCCTTTGCCGTTGTTGATGGGTTTTCCGGAGACCGCTGCGGCCGTCGCGTCGCTGGTCGGCACCGGAACGGCTCCCTGA
- a CDS encoding AAA family ATPase, with protein sequence MSDMLRAPAEAKYAEELDWLESVDDGPKPFSWRLSPKMVRLFILGSERADGLDRDIEQKWYGDRSFVERSIVTLASDRGLLLIGDPGTGKSWLAELLSAAISRNSTLVVQGTAGTTEDHIKYSWNVSMVIAKGQSRASMIPSPIMTAMENGVIGRFEELTRSTSDVQDALISILSEKYVSIPELDDDNIVFAKPGFSIIATANSRDRGVNDLSSALKRRFNFVRIPVVTNKKSEAEIVRFRTEELLRRHNIELEVPPTLLDVLLQSFADLRAAATSATSDDERLESALSTAEQIGVLEDAILHSNFFGASKLTAEALAGSLVGSLARRSPEDLAILNKYWHGVVEPRSKEHSGEWTGFLEGGRQAIATLS encoded by the coding sequence ATGAGTGACATGCTGCGCGCCCCGGCCGAGGCCAAGTACGCGGAGGAGCTGGACTGGCTGGAGTCGGTCGACGACGGCCCGAAGCCGTTCTCCTGGCGACTGAGCCCCAAGATGGTGCGCCTGTTCATCCTCGGCTCCGAGCGCGCCGACGGCCTCGACCGGGACATCGAGCAGAAGTGGTACGGCGACCGCAGCTTCGTCGAGCGCTCCATCGTCACCCTCGCCTCCGACCGCGGCCTGCTGCTGATCGGTGACCCGGGCACCGGCAAGAGCTGGCTCGCCGAGCTGCTCTCCGCCGCGATCAGCCGCAACTCCACGCTGGTCGTGCAGGGCACCGCCGGCACCACCGAGGACCACATCAAGTACTCGTGGAACGTCTCGATGGTGATCGCCAAGGGCCAGTCCCGCGCCTCGATGATCCCGTCGCCGATCATGACCGCGATGGAGAACGGCGTGATCGGCCGTTTCGAGGAGCTCACCCGCTCCACCAGCGACGTCCAGGACGCGCTGATCTCGATCCTCTCCGAGAAGTACGTGTCGATCCCCGAGCTGGACGACGACAACATCGTCTTCGCCAAGCCCGGCTTCAGCATCATCGCCACCGCCAACAGCCGCGACCGGGGCGTCAACGACCTCTCCTCGGCGCTCAAACGGCGCTTCAACTTCGTCCGGATCCCGGTCGTGACGAACAAGAAGAGCGAGGCCGAGATCGTCCGCTTCCGCACCGAGGAGCTGCTGCGCCGGCACAACATCGAGCTGGAGGTCCCGCCGACCCTGCTCGACGTGCTGCTGCAGAGCTTCGCCGACCTGCGCGCCGCCGCCACGTCCGCGACCAGCGACGACGAGCGCCTGGAGTCGGCCCTGTCCACCGCCGAGCAGATCGGCGTGCTGGAGGACGCGATCCTGCACAGCAACTTCTTCGGCGCCAGCAAGCTGACCGCGGAGGCGCTCGCCGGGTCGCTGGTCGGCTCGCTCGCCCGCCGCAGCCCGGAGGACCTGGCCATCCTGAACAAGTACTGGCACGGCGTGGTCGAGCCGCGCAGCAAGGAGCACAGCGGCGAGTGGACCGGGTTCCTGGAGGGCGGGCGCCAGGCGATCGCGACCCTGTCATGA